A single genomic interval of Helianthus annuus cultivar XRQ/B chromosome 13, HanXRQr2.0-SUNRISE, whole genome shotgun sequence harbors:
- the LOC110900673 gene encoding putative disease resistance protein At3g14460 — protein sequence MAETLANELLKVLVKKMTDEAFKRIARAQGIHNELKELKTTLSRIQDLLNDASQKEVTHKSVKSWLNALQHLAYDIDDVLDDLATEEMHRELTLQEPAASTSMVRKLIPSCCTNFSLTHRLSPKLDSINRELENLEKRKTDLGLLKIDEKPRNTSRRSETSLPERDVVGREVEKEQLLKKLLGDDDGSSQDNFSVLPIVGMGGVGKTTLARLLYNDTKVQDHFEPKAWVCVSDDFDIFKITDAILQDVTKENKKFTDLNQLQKALTEQLKDKRFLLVVDDVWSENYGDWENLVRPFLSCAPGSRIIMTTRKEQLLKQIGFHNVDRLKSLSNEDALRLFALHALGVDNFDSHTTLKPQAEGIVKKCGRLPLALKAIGRLLRTKADREDWDEVLNSEIWDVDIGNATESGKDVENSDKIVPALRISYHELSADLKQLFAYCSLFPKDFLFDKEELVSLWMAEGFLNPSKSPERLGREYFEILLSRSFFQHAPNDESLFIMHDLMNDLATFVAGECFLRFDNHMKTKTEALAKYRHMSFTRDEYVGYQKFEAFKGAKSLRTFLAVSLGVNKGWSYFFLSNKILVDLLPSLTLLRVLSLSRFQITEVPEFIGSLKHLRYLNLSGTRIEVLPENIGNLYNLQTLIVSDCGSLTKLPESFSKLKKLRHLDIRDTPLLEKLPMGIGELESLQTLTKIIIDGDDGFAINELKGLTNLNGKVSIEGLHKVQSAKHAREADLSLKKITGLELQWVDVFDGSRMDTLEEEVLNELKPNSDTLKTLSVVSYGGTQISNWVGDRSFHELVNVCIRDCRKCKSLPSFGLLPSLKRLQIQGMDEVKIIGLELTGNDVNAFRSLEVLRFQDMSGWEGWSTINEGSAAVFTCLKELYVKNCPQLIHVSLQALPSLKVLEIDTCGDGVLRSLVQVASSVTKLEITCVSGLTYEVWRGVIRYLKEVEELSIRGCSEIKYLWKSETEASKLLVRLKELRLFYCSGLVSLEEKEEDDNFGSSTGLLSLRRLYVDSCSSIKRLCCPNSIESLYIENCSVITDVYLPKEGGGNKLKSLRISNCDKLQGKINYTSMPMLETLDIYRWENLRSISELSNSTHLTSLDVMRCPHIVSLPELQLSHLTRLSIIGCKRLVSLPELKNLALLKHLEIRGCPGIDVSIHGGGWPPKLVTLTTGGLKKPISEWGYQNFPASLVKLTLYGEPDVRDFSQSSHLFPSSLTSLKIRECDRVKTLGRKKTKR from the coding sequence ATGGCTGAAACTCTTGCAAATGAACTCCTCAAAGTCCTTGTTAAGAAGATGACCGATGAAGCCTTCAAGCGAATTGCTCGCGCTCAGGGAATTCACAACGAGCTCAAGGAGTTGAAGACCACACTGTCCAGGATCCAAGATCTGCTTAACGATGCATCCCAGAAGGAGGTGACTCATAAATCTGTCAAATCATGGCTGAATGCTCTCCAACATTTGGCTTACGATATCGATGACGTACTCGACGATTTGGCTACCGAAGAAATGCATCGTGAACTCACCCTGCAGGAACCTGCAGCATCCACCAGCATGGTAAGAAAGCTCATCCCATCATGCTGCACAAATTTCTCACTAACTCATAGGCTGTCTCCCAAGTTAGATAGTATTAACAGAGAGTTAGAAAATCTAGAAAAACGAAAAACGGATCTAGGTTTGCTTAAGATAGATGAGAAGCCAAGAAATACTAGTAGAAGAAGCGAAACCTCTTTGCCAGAACGCGATGTTGTCGGAAGAGAAGTTGAGAAAGAGCAATTGCTTAAAAAGTTGTTGGGGGATGATGATGGGTCATCTCAGGATAACTTTAGTGTCTTACCTATAGTTGGTATGGGTGGGGTTGGAAAAACCACTCTAGCCAGACTTTTGTATAACGATACAAAGGTGCAGGATCACTTTGAACCCAAGGCATGGGTTTGTGTTTCAGATGATTTTGATATTTTCAAGATAACTGATGCTATCCTTCAAGATGTGACTAAAGAAAACAAGAAATTTACAGATCTAAATCAGCTTCAAAAGGCTCTCACTGAGCAATTGAAGGACAAACGATTTCTACTAGTAGTTGATGATGTGTGGAGTGAGAACTATGGTGATTGGGAAAACCTAGTTCGACCGTTTCTGTCATGTGCTCCTGGAAGTAGGATAATCATGACCACTCGTAAGGAGCAATTGCTCAAACAGATAGGTTTTCATAATGTAGACCGTCTCAAGAGTTTGTCGAATGAAGATGCATTGCGTTTATTTGCACTACATGCATTGGGGGTAGATAACTTCGACTCACACACGACACTTAAACCGCAAGCTGAAGGTATTGTGAAAAAGTGTGGTCGTTTGCCTTTGGCTTTAAAGGCAATTGGAAGGCTTTTAAGGACAAAAGCAGATAGAGAAGACTGGGATGAGGTGTTGAATAGCGAGATATGGGATGTAGATATTGGTAATGCCACTGAAAGTGGTAAAGATGTGGAAAATAGTGACAAGATTGTTCCGGCACTTAGGATAAGCTACCATGAACTTTCTGCAGATTTGAAGCAGTTGTTTGCATACTGTTCCTTGTTCCCCAAAGACTTTTTGTTTGACAAGGAGGAGTTGGTATCATTGTGGATGGCAGAAGGGTTTTTGAACCCATCCAAGTCACCAGAACGCTTGGGCCGTGaatattttgaaattttattatCAAGGTCATTTTTCCAACATGCACCTAATGATGAATCATTGTTTATCATGCATGATCTGATGAATGACTTGGCCACTTTTGTTGCCGGAGAATGTTTTCTAAGGTTTGACAATCATATGAAGACAAAGACAGAAGCTTTGGCAAAGTATCGCCATATGTCATTTACTCGCGATGAGTATGTAGGTTACCAAAAGTTTGAGGCATTCAAAGGAGCCAAAAGCTTGAGAACATTTTTAGCAGTATCTCTCGGTGTGAATAAAGGTTGGAGCTACTTTTTCTTATCTAATAAGATTTTGGTTGACTTACTTCCTAGCTTAACATTATTAAGGGTTCTTTCTTTGAGTCGTTTTCAAATAACTGAGGTACCAGAGTTCATCGGTAGTTTGAAGCACTTGCGGTATCTTAATTTATCTGGAACTAGGATCGAAGTGTTACCGGAGAACATTGGCAACCTTTATAATCTACAAACATTGATTGTTTCTGATTGCGGAAGTCTGACTAAGTTGCCTGAAAGCTTCTCGAAGCTTAAAAAGTTGCGACATCTTGATATAAGGGATACTCCGCTTTTGGAGAAGCTGCCAATGGGGATTGGTGAGTTGGAAAGCCTTCAGACTCTCACCAAGATCATCATTGATGGAGATGATGGCTTTGCAATAAATGAGCTCAAGGGATTAACAAATCTCAATGGGAAAGTTTCCATTGAGGGATTGCACAAAGTGCAAAGCGCAAAGCATGCACGGGAGGCGGACTTATCTCTAAAAAAGATTACTGGATTAGAGCTGCAATGGGTTGATGTGTTTGATGGCTCACGAATGGATACACTTGAAGAGGAAGTTCTCAATGAGCTGAAACCTAATAGTGATACATTGAAAACGCTTTCAGTCGTGTCATACGGGGGAACACAAATTTCAAATTGGGTTGGTGATCGCTCTTTTCATGAGTTGGTTAATGTGTGTATACGTGATTGTAGAAAATGCAAATCTCTACCCTCATTCGGGTTGCTCCCTTCGCTTAAGAGGTTGCAGATTCAAGGCATGGATGAGGTTAAAATCATAGGTTTGGAATTAACGGGAAATGATGTTAACGCCTTCCGTTCACTTGAAGTTCTAAGATTTCAAGATATGTCTGGATGGGAGGGGTGGTCAACTATAAATGAGGGTTCAGCAGCAGTGTTTACGTGCCTTAAAGAGCTTTATGTAAAGAATTGTCCACAATTGATTCATGTCTCACTTCAAGCACTGCCTTCACTCAAGGTTCTTGAAATTGACACATGTGGTGATGGTGTTTTGAGAAGTCTGGTTCAGGTAGCTTCTTCAGTCACTAAATTGGAAATAACTTGTGTATCAGGGCTTACATATGAGGTGTGGAGAGGAGTTATAaggtatcttaaggaagttgaaGAATTAAGTATCAGGGGATGTAGTGAAATAAAATACTTGTGGAAATCAGAAACAGAGGCAAGTAAGCTGCTTGTGAGATTAAAGGAATTGAGATTATTTTATTGTTCAGGTTTGGTAAGTTTAGAAGAGAAAGAGGAGGATGACAATTTTGGGAGCAGCACCGGCCTGTTATCTCTTAGACGTTTGTATGTAGATTCTTGTAGTAGCATAAAGCGATTATGCTGTCCAAATAGCATTGAGAGTTTGTATATTGAAAATTGCTCAGTTATTACAGATGTCTACCTCCCAAAAGAAGGAGGAGGGAATAAGCTCAAATCACTTCGTATAAGCAATTGTGATAAACTTCAGGGAAAAATCAACTACACAAGCATGCCAATGCTTGAAACCCTAGATATTTATAGATGGGAAAATCTAAGATCAATCAGTGAATTGAGTAACTCCACTCACCTCACCAGCCTGGATGTAATGCGATGCCCACATATCGTGTCACTTCCAGAGCTTCAGCTATCACACCTCACCCGTTTGTCAATTATTGGTTGTAAACGTCTGGTGTCATTACCTGAGCTAAAGAATCTCGCCTTGTTAAAACATCTGGAAATCAGAGGGTGTCCAGGTATTGATGTTTCCATTCATGGTGGGGGTTGGCCTCCCAAACTGGTTACGCTTACAACAGGGGGGTTGAAAAAGCCCATCTCAGAATGGGGCTATCAGAATTTCCCAGCTTCCCTTGTTAAACTAACGTTATATGGTGAACCTGATGTGAGGGATTTTAGTCAATCGTCTCACCTTTTCCCTTCTTCTCTTACATCTCTGAAGATAAGGGAATGTGATAGGGTTAAAACCTTGGGGAGAAAGAAAACTAAGAGATAG
- the LOC110897658 gene encoding UDP-glucuronate 4-epimerase 3: protein MGVTVKSSVNIGLKTGYSVLVTVAAGFVGIHISAALRCRGDYVLGLDNFNSYYDPTLKRARQHVWKKSGIFIVEGHIKDTGLLNKLFEYAKMQIHSLQLFGYLLVLFMG from the exons ATGGGAGTAACGGTCAAGTCATCAGTCAACATCGGATTGAAAACAGGGTACTCTGTTTTGGTCACCGTAGCAGCCGGTTTCGTCGGAATCCACATCAGCGCCGCCTTGAGATGCCGTGGTGACTACGTTTTAGGGTTAGACAATTTTAACAGTTATTACGATCCTACCCTCAAAAGGGCTCGTCAACATGTGTGGAAAAAAAGTGGGATTTTCATTGTGGAAGGGCACATAAAGGACACCGGTTTGCTGAACAAACTCTTTGAG TATGCAAAAATGCAAATCCACAGCCTGCAATTGTTTGGGTATCTTCTAGTTCTGTTTATGGGTTGA
- the LOC110900672 gene encoding uncharacterized protein LOC110900672 translates to MQLITKIIQLLVSQTRYLNPQLTLKLRCRRLLEALVITTTQWLRIPATSRGARPALRYHRIFHPLQVCRPMKRFSPSLQPHINQSPNPQMQQPQGYYASSNHAYSSNPPHSSSLPNLSWRGNSPHPRGVGFPSPQTHFTSGPRYGRGRGRGSGQGGGRGQGHNHVLAEEQLPDCFFNKSMSEDPWKFLEPVIWKSLKKQRLPPSLDAKKPRVSESQRQSSSQPSLAEILAASFNEAAEDVPDAE, encoded by the exons ATGCAACTCATAACAAAGATCATTCAGCTGTTAGTCTCGCAAACCCGTTACTTGAATCCACAACTAACTCTGAAACTGAGGTGCAGACGGCTTCTCGAAGCTTTAGTTATTACAACAACCCAATGGCTGCGTATTCCGGCAACAAGCAGAGGAGCCAGGCCAGCTCTCAGATATCACAGAATATTTCATCCACTCCAA GTTTGCAGACCAATGAAACGTTTCTCACCTTCCCTTCAACCCCATATAAACCAATCGCCAAATCCGCAAATGCAACAACCACAGGGATATTATGCAAGTTCTAATCATGCTTATTCATCTAACCCACCACATAGTAGCTCTTTACCGAACCTGAGTTGGAGGGGCAATAGTCCTCACCCTAGAGGTGTCGGTTTTCCTAGCCCGCAAACCCACTTCACCAGTGGTCCAAGATATGGGAGAGGGAGAGGCCGTGGGTCAGGACAGGGTGGAGGGCGAGGGCAGGGCCATAATCATGTATTGGCAGAAGAACAACTACCCGATTGTTTCTTCAACAAGTCAATGTCGGAAGACCCTTGGAAGTTTCTAGAACCAGTAATTTGGAAGTCACTCAAAAAGCAGCGGCTTCCACCTTCTCTTGATGCGAAAAAACCGAGAGTTTCAGAATCTCAAAGACAGTCTAGTTCACAACCTAGCCTTGCTGAAATATTGGCTGCATCTTTTAATGAAGCTGCAGAGGATGTACCAGATGCTGAATGA